Proteins from a genomic interval of Stenotrophomonas sp. 24(2023):
- a CDS encoding queuosine precursor transporter, giving the protein MPVRPSPVFAPLTARALVLAVLAMGAVVLGSNVLVQYPINDWLTWGAFSYPVAFLVSNLINRRFGPGPARRVAWAGFAVAVVLSVWVATPRIAVASCSAFIVAQLLDITVFDRLRQGSWWRAPMVATTCSATVDTTIFWSIAFAGSSLPWLSWAAGDLAVKLAMGICLLAPFRALLWKMAPAR; this is encoded by the coding sequence ATGCCTGTGCGTCCTTCCCCTGTGTTTGCCCCGCTGACCGCGCGTGCGCTGGTGCTGGCGGTGCTGGCCATGGGCGCGGTGGTGCTGGGCTCCAACGTGCTGGTGCAGTACCCGATCAACGACTGGCTGACCTGGGGGGCCTTCAGCTACCCGGTCGCGTTCCTGGTCAGCAACCTGATCAACCGCCGCTTCGGCCCCGGCCCGGCGCGCCGCGTGGCATGGGCCGGCTTCGCGGTGGCGGTGGTGCTGTCGGTCTGGGTGGCCACGCCGCGCATCGCGGTGGCCTCGTGCTCGGCCTTCATCGTGGCGCAGCTGCTGGACATCACCGTGTTCGACCGCCTGCGCCAGGGCAGCTGGTGGCGCGCACCGATGGTGGCCACCACCTGCAGCGCCACGGTGGACACCACGATTTTCTGGTCGATCGCCTTTGCCGGCTCATCGCTGCCGTGGCTGAGCTGGGCCGCCGGCGATCTGGCGGTGAAGCTGGCGATGGGCATCTGCCTGCTGGCCCCGTTCCGCGCCCTGCTGTGGAAGATGGCCCCGGCGCGGTAA
- a CDS encoding DUF2145 domain-containing protein, producing the protein MERTAPPLLRMALLAGVLLGTAHTAGAQSAVCNERIPSVPAQAAMFDVAWVTGERLDALDNVDVVIAARGGQDLSRYGLRHSHLAFLLREADGRWRAIHLLNRCKTDHSQLYREGLGNFIGESGGHTDLRIGVPTPAVRAALKAMLAAPAIQPRVLHEPKYNVVAYPFATDYQNSNQWILEVLAAAMAQANGDAPIINRSQAQQWLRTHDYLPSKLHLGLGKRLGARLFVANATTTDHPAGERISGNYSVVTVESVFDFLRARDTLQQELAIPHVKVDGAAPPAP; encoded by the coding sequence ATGGAGCGTACTGCCCCCCCGTTGCTGCGCATGGCCCTGCTGGCGGGCGTGCTGCTGGGCACGGCCCATACCGCCGGTGCGCAGAGCGCGGTCTGCAACGAACGCATTCCCAGCGTGCCCGCGCAGGCGGCGATGTTCGATGTGGCCTGGGTGACCGGCGAACGTCTGGATGCCCTGGACAACGTGGACGTGGTGATTGCCGCGCGCGGTGGCCAGGACCTGAGCCGCTACGGCCTGCGCCACAGCCATCTGGCCTTCCTGCTGCGCGAAGCCGACGGCCGCTGGCGCGCCATCCACCTGCTCAACCGCTGCAAGACCGACCACTCGCAGCTGTACCGCGAAGGGCTGGGCAATTTCATCGGTGAAAGCGGCGGCCATACCGACCTGCGCATCGGCGTGCCGACCCCAGCCGTGCGTGCCGCGCTGAAGGCGATGCTGGCCGCCCCGGCCATCCAGCCGCGCGTGCTGCACGAACCGAAGTACAACGTGGTGGCCTACCCGTTCGCCACCGATTACCAGAATTCCAACCAGTGGATCCTGGAAGTGCTGGCCGCGGCGATGGCGCAGGCCAACGGTGATGCCCCCATCATCAACCGCAGCCAGGCCCAGCAGTGGCTGCGCACGCACGACTACCTGCCCAGCAAGCTGCACCTGGGGCTGGGCAAGCGCCTGGGCGCACGCCTGTTCGTGGCCAACGCCACCACCACCGACCACCCGGCCGGTGAACGCATTTCCGGCAACTACTCGGTGGTGACCGTGGAATCGGTGTTCGATTTCCTGCGCGCCCGCGACACGCTGCAGCAGGAACTGGCCATCCCGCACGTGAAAGTGGACGGCGCCGCGCCGCCCGCCCCTTGA
- a CDS encoding mitochondrial fission ELM1 family protein yields MVKRSSAPWTVTDGRAGNVRQAVALASALRLGVHHPLTLQPRAPWRWLAPRRLPGDRHGYGDAFAAALQDPPALAIGCGRQAAGALRVLRAHGSRVVQVLDPRISARHWDLVVVPEHDRLRGGNVLTLLGSLNPVSDDWLALGRAAFADFGALPGPRTALLVGGPTPLAPWDERAMVQVFGQVVAQLRAEGGSLLATTSRRTPPALAERLRAMAADVPNVIWGDGGDGVNPYAGLLGWADRVVVSPDSVNLLSEACATRLPVCVALADAVQGRLLHFQRALRERGRLQAGWLEWDHDGIAPLRETSRIAAEVVARLGLQVPRTDVSPAPPAATDF; encoded by the coding sequence ATGGTGAAACGATCGAGCGCCCCGTGGACGGTCACGGACGGCCGTGCCGGCAATGTCCGCCAGGCCGTGGCGCTGGCCTCGGCCCTGCGGCTGGGCGTGCACCATCCGCTGACCCTGCAGCCGCGCGCGCCCTGGCGCTGGCTGGCCCCGCGCCGCCTGCCCGGTGACCGGCACGGCTATGGGGATGCCTTTGCAGCCGCGTTGCAGGACCCGCCGGCGCTGGCGATCGGCTGTGGCCGCCAGGCCGCCGGGGCCCTGCGTGTACTGCGCGCGCACGGCAGCCGCGTGGTGCAGGTGCTGGACCCGCGCATCAGCGCCCGCCACTGGGATCTGGTGGTGGTACCCGAGCACGACCGCCTGCGCGGCGGCAACGTGCTGACCCTGCTGGGCAGCCTCAACCCGGTCAGCGATGACTGGCTGGCGCTGGGCCGGGCGGCCTTCGCCGATTTCGGTGCCCTGCCCGGCCCGCGCACTGCCCTGCTGGTGGGCGGACCGACACCATTGGCCCCCTGGGACGAACGCGCGATGGTGCAGGTGTTCGGGCAGGTGGTCGCGCAGCTGCGTGCCGAGGGTGGCAGCCTGCTGGCCACCACCTCCCGGCGCACACCGCCGGCACTGGCCGAGCGCCTGCGCGCGATGGCCGCCGACGTTCCGAACGTGATCTGGGGCGACGGCGGCGATGGCGTGAACCCCTATGCCGGCCTGCTGGGCTGGGCCGACCGCGTGGTGGTCTCACCCGATTCGGTGAACCTGCTGTCCGAGGCCTGCGCGACGCGCCTGCCGGTCTGCGTCGCGCTGGCCGATGCCGTGCAGGGCCGGTTGCTGCATTTCCAGCGCGCGCTGCGCGAGCGCGGTCGCCTGCAGGCGGGCTGGCTGGAGTGGGATCACGACGGGATTGCCCCGCTGCGCGAAACCTCGCGGATCGCCGCGGAGGTAGTGGCCCGGCTTGGGCTGCAGGTACCACGCACTGATGTTTCCCCCGCGCCCCCGGCAGCTACCGATTTTTGA
- a CDS encoding malonic semialdehyde reductase, protein MSTALDAAALDQLFRTARTQNAFLDTPVEDSQLHALYDLLKWAPTAANGSPARFVFVKSAEAKAKLAPALSEGNHDKTLAAPVTVIVAFDQDFHEKLPYLFPHADAKAWFDGPREGRHEGAFRNGSLQGAYLILAARALGLDAGPMSGFDNAKVDEAFFAGTPLKSNFLVNLGYGDPSGLFPRLPRLSFDEAARIA, encoded by the coding sequence ATGTCCACCGCGCTCGACGCTGCCGCCCTCGACCAGCTGTTCCGTACTGCCCGCACCCAGAACGCCTTCCTCGATACCCCGGTGGAAGACAGCCAGCTGCATGCCCTGTACGACCTGCTGAAGTGGGCCCCGACGGCCGCCAACGGCAGCCCGGCGCGCTTCGTGTTCGTGAAGTCGGCCGAGGCCAAGGCCAAGCTGGCCCCGGCCCTGTCCGAAGGCAACCACGACAAGACGCTGGCCGCGCCGGTCACCGTCATCGTCGCCTTCGACCAGGATTTCCACGAAAAGCTGCCGTATCTGTTCCCGCACGCCGACGCCAAGGCCTGGTTCGACGGCCCGCGTGAAGGCCGCCACGAAGGCGCGTTCCGCAATGGCAGCCTGCAGGGCGCCTACCTGATCCTGGCCGCGCGTGCGCTGGGCCTGGATGCCGGCCCGATGTCCGGCTTCGACAATGCCAAGGTGGACGAGGCGTTCTTCGCCGGCACGCCCCTCAAGTCGAACTTCCTGGTCAACCTGGGGTACGGTGATCCCTCGGGCCTGTTCCCGCGCCTGCCG